In Methanomassiliicoccus sp., the genomic stretch GCGCGCCCGGACTTATCGGTAGGAGGAAGATTGAGTCGGTCACCGCCGCCGCCTCGGACAGCAGTTGAACGAACTTGAGGATCTTGACGAAGTTGGTCTGCGAGACCAGGTACTCGAGGCCGCTGATGAGAAAGACCGCCCCAGAATTCTGCTCCAGGAACGCTTTTATGTCGCTGTAGATTAGAGGGATGTTCGTCGGTTCCAAAGAGTTGCCCTTCTCCCCCTCGTAGGAGAGCCAGATCATCCGTGCACCATCCAGGTCGAAGGCCTTGCGCAGCTTTTCAGGAAACTCCCGGGAGATGCATAGTCCTGGGCTGCCGTGGGCCAGGTAATCGGACATGATCTCGAACGCCTCGCGTGCGTCCTCCGACTCAATGAGGTATGAGCAGCCCGACTCCAGTTTATACCTGCGGCCAGCCTGGGCGGTAGGGCGGTGCTTACTGACCAGCAGAACGTCCGACGGCGTCAGTTGGTGCGTGCACCTCTCGGCGCCCTGGGACATGCAGGCCATCTCAGTAGCCTGGTACCGGCGACCCAGGAGGCCCGACACGATCCCTGCCAGGTAGCCGCGGGTGAAGTCGCACTTGCGTCCCCTCGCTGCCTCTACCGACTCATCAAAGGTCACCACGATCTCTTCGGCGGTCGCCTTCACCACGCTGGAGCGCGACAGTCCGCTCTCCGACCACAGCTGCGTGAACACCTCGGGGAAGTGCTCCAGGGAAGTGGGTGGAACCTCGAGGATGGACACCAGAGTCATCCCGGCCTTGAAACCAGTGCGCTCCAGGGTCTCTCCCGCATGCTCCTCGGCAAGTAGCTCCAGCTCTTCCCGGAGGGAGAACAGCGCGGCTGCGGGCATGACGAAGAAAGGGTTCAGGGGGACACCCCCAAGATCTGCCTGCCGAGACGCTCGAACGCGTCCTGGACCCCAGCCCCGGTCTTAGCGCTGGTGTACAGAAAATCGTTGCCGAGGACCTTCTTGACCTCGCCCACCTCCTCGGCGCCCAAGGATGAGGGCAGGTCGGCCTTGTTCACAAGTGGGATGAGCGGCACGGTTCCGGTGACCTCCTCGAGGTCACGCTTCCACTCCGGCAGTTTCAACAGCGTATCCGGCCGGGAGTTGTCGCATACTAGGAGGGCGCCGTTAGCGCCGTTGTAATAGGCGCCATGGAGCGCCTTCTGGGATTTCTGACCAAGGATGTCCCATATCATGAGCGTTAGTTGGACATCATCAAGCTCGATTACTTTCTTGGATACCTTGGTACCGAAGCTCATAATATAATTGTCACTGAAGCTATTGAGGACATACCTGCCTATCAGGCTCGTCTTTCCGACTCCCCCGTCCCCAAGGAGGCAGACCTTTCTGATAATTTTCTTCTTCTCCATGGCAGGCCAAAAAGAATCGCCATGTATCTATATAATATTTGGCTGGTAAAAACCAGCCTGACCCAGGCAGGGATCGATCATCCGTCGGCCAGTTCTCCGAGCCCCCCATGATCGAGACTCCCCATTACCCATCCTGTCAGGACGGACATAGGCGCCCATGTCATGCTCGTCAAGCCTCCCTGAAGGTCGTCAGGGAACCGATGGAAAGTAATATGCCCTCGGTAAGGCCATGAACGCCCATGGCCGACCAGATACAAACCCATCGCACTCCTGAAGGCATTCCGGTGATCGTGGAGTGTCTCCCCTCTGCTCATTCCGCGTCCTTCTCGGTGTACTTCGGCACGGGCTCCCGAGACGAGACCGACGAGCAGGCGGGTATCGCTCACATGCTGGAGCACATGCTGTTCAAGGGGACCGAGAACCGCACCGCCCGGCAGATGGCCGAGGAGATAGAGGCGGCGGGCGGGGAGCAGAACGGCTACACCACCAAGGAGGTCACTAGTTACCAGGCCTACGCCCTGGAGGAGACGGTGGAGGTCGGTGAGGCCATCTTGGCGGACATGGTGTTGCACCCCCTTCTGTCCATGGATTGCCTTGCTACCGAGCGGAACGTGGTGATCCAGGAGATCAGGATGCTGGAGAACGACCCTGAGGATAACATCCACGTGCTCTTCAATGAAACCCTATGGGGCAACCATCCCATGGGTCGCTCGGAAGCGGGTTCGGTGGGCACGGTGTCCTCGCTATCGGACAAGGACATCCGCTCCTTCTTCCAATCTCATTATAGGCCTCCCAAGATGGCCGTGGTGGCGGTGGGCAACGTCAATGAGGGACAGGTGATGGAGTGGGCCTCCCGTTCGTTCGATGATCTTGACGTCAAGAGGTCCTCGGGGACCAGGGATGCCCCCGCCCCCATGGCCCAGTTCAGGGTGTTCCCCCGCGATGACAAGCAAGCCTACGTGGGCTTGGGCTTCCCCGGCCTGAGCGCGGTGGACCCCGACCGTTTCGCCCAGCGTCTGCTGGCATCCCTGCTGGGAATGGGCACATCCTCCCGCCTGTTCCAGGAGATCAGGGAGCGTTCCGGCCTGGTGTACGAGATATATGCGTCATCGGGCAGCTACACCGATTGTGGTTCGTTCAGCGTGTTCTACAACACCGCGGTGAAGGACCAGGAGAAGGTGGCCAGGCTGGTGGCAAAGGAGATCGGACGGCTGAAAGCCGAGGGGTTGGAGAAGGGCGAGCTGCAGAGGTCCAAGAACCTTTGGAAGGGAGCGTACGTCCGCCGGCTGGAGAGCACCGAGTCCCGGATGGTCCGCCTGGGCGAGGTGTTCATGGCCAGTGGGGAGGTGCTCACTCCCGAGGAAACGCTGTGCCGGATGGAAGCGGTGACCGAGGAGAGCGTCCTCAAGGTCGCCCAGCAGGTCCTGGTGCGAAACAAGCTGGCCATCGCCATGCATGCGCCGGGCAAGGAGAGCGAGGTCCAGGCCCGTAGCCTTGAAGACCTAGATATGTAATCAATTTTGGGCGATGAGTTCGAGGACCTTGTCCACTGTGCAGCCGAGGGCTGCCTCCACCTCGGGGGTCATCTCCTCGCTGACGGTGAACACGTCGTTCGCCTCCACCGCCACGAACAAAATTTTCTTGGGGAACCTGTCAGGCTCCAAGGTCCTCCCCAGCGCCAGGGTGGTGGCCACGTTGGCCTCGTGGGGGTTGGTGCCATGAACGGTATCGCTGAAATCCTCGGGGGACAACACCATAATCGTGCCCGCGGGATGACCCGACTTGATGATTGCATCGACAACGATGACCAGCTCGTAGTCGAGCATGATCTCGATGAGGTCCAGCCCGCTGACGCAGGCCTCCTCGAGGTCCACATCCGGAGTCCCCCGGTTCTTAAGCTCCTGCAGGACCCTCAGGCCGATGGCGTCGTCACACATGATCGGACTCCCTATGCCAAGCACAAGCGTTCGGTTTCTCATCCCCCCGCCCAATAGGAGGGGGATAGAAAAGGTTTCCCCAACAACCGCCGGAGTTCCGGCGGATTTCATATCCTCGCCTGACCATCACTCGACGGATGACTGCCCACGAACTGAAGCTGGAGCCTGCGGTGACCCTCAGGGTAGGTAAGGCCACTCTGACCACCCGACAGCTGGAGGTCCTCCGGGCGGTTTACGAGGAGGGAAGCCAGAACCGGGCCGCGGCTCGCCTCGGCATTGCCGCTCCGGTGCTCAACCGCCACCTCGCCCATATCGAGGCCAAGGCGGGGACGGCGCTACTGTCGGCAAGCCCCCGGGGGACTGACCTCAACGAGGAGGGGGAGCGTATCGCTCTCGAGTACATCGCCCTGAGCAAGCGGGTGGCTTCCACCGGCGGAACGGTGATCGGGGGGACGGTCATCACCGAGGAAATGCTCTTCGCCGCAATGACTGCGGCTGACCCAGATGGTGAATGCGACTTGATCATCTCCGACGATCAGCGCAACCTCAAGGACTTCCGGGCGGGGCTGATGGACATCATTGTCCTTGACGACCCGATGTACCTCTTCGACCTTGAGAGTGTGAGCTGGCAGGAGGTCGCCACCGACCGCCTCCTTCACGTCGATCGCGGGCCCCGCTACGCCAGGTGCATGTACGGGGCGCAGAGGATCGGGTTCCGGCATCTGGAGAGCATCGGTATGGAGTACGCCGTCGTGCGCACCTTCCGCTCCGCTGAGCAGATGGCTTCCTCCGGGCTAAGCTACTTCATCAACGAGTCCCTAGCCTTGAGGAAGGGGCTCAAGGTCAGGAGCGACACAGACCCCTCCAGGCTGGTCCACCAGATTAACGCTGTGTACCGCCGGGAGACCCCTCGGGTGCGTCGGCTGGTGACGGCGCTGAGGAAGGTCGGACGGAGGGTATAACCCATTTAGGTTATACGGCCCCCATTTTTTCCTTAAGTTTATATAACGTCGAGCCTTGACTCAGCTCAAGGTGAATTGATTGTCATCTCCTAAGGAACCGAGCGCAGACTTCGCCGAGGCCGTGAAGAAGCAACACGGCGGCGAGACCTTGATGATGTGCTTCCAGTGCGGTACCTGCACTGGCAGCTGCCCCTCCGGTCGCATGACCTCGTACCGGACCAGAAAGCTCATCCGCAAGGCCCAGCTGGGCCTGAAGGACGACGTCCTGAAGTCCCCCGACCTGTGGATGTGCACCACCTGCTACACTTGCATGGAGCGCTGCCCCCGTGGTGTCGAGATCGTCGACATAATCACCGTCCTGAGGAACATGGCGGTAAAGGAGGGCATAATGTCCGAGGAGCACCGCAAGGTTGGAGAGTACCTCCTGGCCAACGGCGCTACCATCCCCCTCAACGCCAAGTACGAGGACGCCCGCGAGAAGCTGGGCCTGTCCCGCCGCCCAGTGAACACCCTGGGCGACAAGAAAGCCCTCGAGGACTTCCAGAAGGTCCTGAAGGCCACCGGATTCGACAAGCTCATCGGAGGTGCTTGAAATGGCTAAGAAGTACGCGCTGTTCCTCGGTTGCGTGGCTCCCGCCAGGTACCCTGGGATCGAGTCCTCCACCCGTGCCGTTTGCAAGGAGCTGGGCCTGGAGCTCGTGGAGCTGGAGGGTGCAGGCTGCTGCCCCGCCCCCGGTGTGATCAAGTCCTTCGAGACCGACGCCTGGTTGGCCATCGCCGCCCGGAACCTGGCTCTCGCCCAGAACAAGGGTGCGGACATAATCACCATCTGCAACGGTTGCTACGGATCGCTGTTCGATGCCGCCCACGTGCTGCACAACGACCCGGAGAAGCTCCGCGCCGTCAACAAGATCCTAAGGGAGGTCGGTCTGGAGTACAACGGGGACGTCAAGGTCCACCACTTCGCTGAAGTCTTCTACAAGGAGATCGGCCTGGACCACATCAAGTCCCACGTGAAGAACCCCCTCGACCTCAAGGTCGCCGTCCACTACGGCTGCCACTTCCTCAAGCCCAGCAACATCAAGGCCCTGGACGACCCCGAGCGTCCCAAGCTGCTCGATGAGCTGGTCGAGGTCACCGGCGCCAAGAGCGTGAATTACAAGGACAAGATGATGTGCTGCGGCGCCGGCGGCGGCGTCCGGTCCGGGAACCCTGCCCTGGCCACCAAGTTCACCGAGGAGAAGCTGAAGAACATGAAGGCGGTGGGTGCCCAGTACATCATCGATGTCTGCCCGTTCTGCCACCTGCAGTTCGACAGGACCCAGAAGGACGTCAAGGGATACGACATCCCGGTAATCCACCTGGCCCAGCTCTATGGCCTCGCTCTTGGCGTGCCCAAGGAGAAGCTCGGCCTCGATCTCCAAGAGATCCCGGCGAAGATCTAAGGGCCGAACGGAGGCTCGTCCCTCCCTTTTCAAACGCTTTCCCGCTCATTTTCTTTATTTTATTTTCATAACTAATAATAATCTGGCTAGGCCAAAAATGGCCAGCGTATATTCTATGATTTTAGAATCGAAATATATGTTTCCGACCAGCACCCTTAACAGTTAATATTCTCAACTGAGATAGAAAAGATATTGAATAAGAAGTGCAATGTCCTTTTCCAGATAAAAATGCCTACGAAAACCGCAACTAAGCCTACCAAGCCCGCCGCGAAGGGCAAGGTCACCGCCGCTCCAGTAAAGAAGACCGCCGCCAAGCCGGCCGCCAAGAAGGCTGCCGCGCCGAAGAAGGCTGCGCCCAAGAAGGCGAAGGCCGAAGCGAAGCCGGTGGCCAAGAAGACCGCCGCCAAGCCGGCCGCCAAGAAGGCTGCCGCGCCGAAGAAGGCTGCGCCCAAGAAGGTCGAGGCAAAGAAGACCGAGGCGAAGGAGGTAGTGAAGAAGACTGCTGCCGCGCCGAAGAAGGCTGCGCCCAAGAAGACCGCCGCCAAGCCGGCTGCTAAGCCCGCCGCGAAGAAGCCCGCGAAGACGAAGTAATCCAAGATCCGTCGATCGGGACCCCGAACTGAGCGATCTGCTCGCAAGGTCATGAAGGGTAGTATCGATCTTCCGATAAGGCAGAGGGACCCCTCGCGGGGGCACGCAAAAGTTTTTATAAAAGTGGTACCTTCGACCTTTATCCCGTTCACCCGAGCATGACGGCCCCATAATGTTGTGGACCGCTGCACGATCACGGAGGTTTACTCATGGCGGTTAAGAAGGCGAAGACGGCAGCGCGTAAGGTCAAGGACAAGTGGAAGGCAAAGGAGTGGTACAAGCTATATGCTCCCCGGATGTTCAACCAGGTAGAGCTCGGCGAGACCCCCAGCTCCGACCCTGCTGCGCTGATGGGAAGGATCAGCGAGGTCACCGTCCACGAGCTGACCGGCGACTTCTCCAAAATGCACATCAAGATCCGCTTCAGCGTCAACGACGTTCGCGGCTTGGAGGCACACACCACCTTCATCGGCCATGACCTCACCAGCGACTACGTCCGCAGGCTCACCCGGAGGAAGAGGACCAAGACCGACCACGTCGTCGATGTCCGCACCAAGGACGGGTTCAAGGTCCGCATCAAGCCGATGAGCATCACTGAGCAGAGGATCCAGGCGGCACAGGAAACCGCTATTAGGAACATCATGACCAGCACCCTCACGGACCTGGCAGCCAACATGACAGTGTCCGAACTGGTGAAGGCCATCATCACTGGTGATCTGTCCAAGGACCTATCCAACGCAGCCAAGGTCATCATCCCTATCAAGAGGATAGAGGTCCGCAGGAGCGAGGTCCTGGAGGCCGGTACTGCGGCCGCCGACGAGCCGAGCATCCAAGAGAGATTCGGCCAGGAAGCGGCGGAGCAGGCGGCAGCACAGGCCGCCATGGCTCCGGCGGAGGAAGCCCCCGCTGAGGAAGAGGCCCCGGCGGAGGAAGAGGTCTCCGAGCCCGCGGAGAGCGAGGAGAATCTCGAAAACGTAGACTGAATCTGAACAATGCCGGGGTGGCTCAGCCTGGTGGAGCGACGGACTCATAAGGTCCTGGCCCTGCGCCAGGGTCCGAGAGATCCGTAGGTCATGGGTTCAAAGCCCATCCCCGGCACTAACTTTTATCTTCGGGGCGCGAGCCCCTTCTTCACCGCCTCGCTGGTGGCCATGCCAACCTCCATGCGCATCCTTCAAGTATATGGACTAAGATAGGATAAGTTCGGTGAAGCGTTGAGGTTGATAATCTATACTGGGAAGGGTGGAGTGGGGAAGACCTCGGTCGCCGCTGCCACCGCCCTGCGAGCCGCCCGGATGGGCTACCGAACCCTTCTGATGTCCACGGATGCGGCCCACTCGGTGTCCGACTCCCTCGAGGTGCCCTTGTCGGGCAGCATAACCAGGGTCGAGAAGAATCTCGATGCCATCGAGATCGACATGCTCCATGAGCTGGAGACCCGGTGGAAGGAGGTCCAGAAGTATGTTTCTGACTTCTTCATGTCCCAGGGGATGGACGGGATCACGTCGAAGGAGATGGCCGTCATGCCGGGCATGGAGCTGATGTCTGCCCTGTTCTACATCGATGACTTCTACAACCGCGATGCCTACGACGTGATCGTGATGGACACCGCCCCCACCGGAGAGACGCTCCGGCTGCTGAGCTTCCCCGAGGTCTCGGAGTGGTACACCGACCGGCTGTATGGCGTGGTCAAGAACATGCTCCGCTTCGCGCGCGTCACCGTGGGTAAGGTGATGAGCACCCCCCTGCCCTCGGACGAACTGCTCAAGGACCTCGAGGTCCTGGGGTCCAGGATGCAATCGGTCCAGAAGATCCTGATGGACTCCGAGATAACTTCCGTCCGCCTGGTGGTGAACCCGGAGAAGATGGTCATAAATGAGACCAAGCGGGCGTTCACCTACATGTGCCTCTATGGCCTCACCGTTGATTGCCTTGTAGTCAACCGGCTGATACCCGAGGGCAGCGATGGTTACTTCAAGGGGAAGATGGAAGAGCAGGAGAAGTACATGCAGATCATCAACGAGTCCTTCAACCCTCTCAAGGTGCTCAAGGCCTACCAGCTCCCCCTGGAGCTGGTCGGGATCAAGTCACTGGAGACGCTGGGAAACATGGTGTTCGGGGATGTCGACCCGGTCACCCACTTCTCCACCGACAAGCCGATGGACATATATTCCAACGACGGCATGGACATTATATCGCTGAAGCTCCCCTTCACCATGAAGGATACCGTCAACCTGTATATGTCTGGCGATAACCTGCTGGTGGAGGTGGGGCACTATCGACGGTCCATCGCCCTTCCGACAACATTCGCTAGGAGGGAGCCCAGCAAGGCCGAGTTCAAGGACGGTCGGTTGCTGATCATGTTCAGGAGTGATAGGGATGGAGGAAAACACCGGACAAAATGAGCAGGAGGTCGAGGACGAGATGACCCGTCAGAGGCGCATCAGGTTCGATGCCGAGAGGATGGGAGAGACAATGTTCTCCAAAGAGACTCGCGACCATCTGGTCAGGGCGAGCACCGAGATCGTCCTGGCCGTGGACTCCATGATTCCGCGAGACATGGTCCCCGAGGATGTCAAGCAGCACTACCTGGCCGCCAAGCGGGAGACCTTGATGTTGGTGCGCTCCCTGCTGGACGCCCAGATCAATATGGTCCAGGACCTGGAGACCAAGAAGGAGCCGCCGGAGGCCGGGCTGCGTAAGATCGCTCTGGACTAGATCATTCGATCGGGTCCTGGACGAAAATCTCGCGGCACTCCGCGCACAGCAGCGGACCGCGGCCGGACGCCATCCCGGTCTGTTTCAGATTGTACGAGTAGTTGCCGCAGTTTTCACAGTAGCCTATGAGGGATTCCGCCTCCCTGATATCCTCCGCCGGAGCGTTGATGTTCTTCCACTCCCGGGTGATCTCGATCAGGGAGGGCGACAGCCGGGTGATATCGTTCTCCGTGAGCATGCCCATCAGACGACCGTCCACCACCACCGGCAACCGGCGCAGCTGGAGGCGAGCCATTTTACGCCCGGCCTCGGCCACGCTCTCCCGGGGCTTCACCGTGACTAGCGGGGCGGACATGATGTCCTCCGCTCTCACCTCTCCCGGCTGCAGGTCCTCGGCGACCAGCTTTTCGACGAAGTCCCGCTCGGTGACGATGCCCATGGGGCACCCGTCCTTGATGATGATTACGCTACCGACCTTCATGGCCCTCATCAGGACGGCAAGATCCCTGGCCGTAAGGTCGGGACTGCCGACGACTGGC encodes the following:
- a CDS encoding DUF835 domain-containing protein; its protein translation is MPAAALFSLREELELLAEEHAGETLERTGFKAGMTLVSILEVPPTSLEHFPEVFTQLWSESGLSRSSVVKATAEEIVVTFDESVEAARGRKCDFTRGYLAGIVSGLLGRRYQATEMACMSQGAERCTHQLTPSDVLLVSKHRPTAQAGRRYKLESGCSYLIESEDAREAFEIMSDYLAHGSPGLCISREFPEKLRKAFDLDGARMIWLSYEGEKGNSLEPTNIPLIYSDIKAFLEQNSGAVFLISGLEYLVSQTNFVKILKFVQLLSEAAAVTDSIFLLPISPGALSTREVKMLEREFRDIGGANGRFGRARSGGAEAGK
- a CDS encoding Rab family GTPase — translated: MEKKKIIRKVCLLGDGGVGKTSLIGRYVLNSFSDNYIMSFGTKVSKKVIELDDVQLTLMIWDILGQKSQKALHGAYYNGANGALLVCDNSRPDTLLKLPEWKRDLEEVTGTVPLIPLVNKADLPSSLGAEEVGEVKKVLGNDFLYTSAKTGAGVQDAFERLGRQILGVSP
- a CDS encoding pitrilysin family protein, translated to MADQIQTHRTPEGIPVIVECLPSAHSASFSVYFGTGSRDETDEQAGIAHMLEHMLFKGTENRTARQMAEEIEAAGGEQNGYTTKEVTSYQAYALEETVEVGEAILADMVLHPLLSMDCLATERNVVIQEIRMLENDPEDNIHVLFNETLWGNHPMGRSEAGSVGTVSSLSDKDIRSFFQSHYRPPKMAVVAVGNVNEGQVMEWASRSFDDLDVKRSSGTRDAPAPMAQFRVFPRDDKQAYVGLGFPGLSAVDPDRFAQRLLASLLGMGTSSRLFQEIRERSGLVYEIYASSGSYTDCGSFSVFYNTAVKDQEKVARLVAKEIGRLKAEGLEKGELQRSKNLWKGAYVRRLESTESRMVRLGEVFMASGEVLTPEETLCRMEAVTEESVLKVAQQVLVRNKLAIAMHAPGKESEVQARSLEDLDM
- a CDS encoding hydrogenase maturation protease; this translates as MRNRTLVLGIGSPIMCDDAIGLRVLQELKNRGTPDVDLEEACVSGLDLIEIMLDYELVIVVDAIIKSGHPAGTIMVLSPEDFSDTVHGTNPHEANVATTLALGRTLEPDRFPKKILFVAVEANDVFTVSEEMTPEVEAALGCTVDKVLELIAQN
- a CDS encoding LysR family transcriptional regulator; the encoded protein is MTAHELKLEPAVTLRVGKATLTTRQLEVLRAVYEEGSQNRAAARLGIAAPVLNRHLAHIEAKAGTALLSASPRGTDLNEEGERIALEYIALSKRVASTGGTVIGGTVITEEMLFAAMTAADPDGECDLIISDDQRNLKDFRAGLMDIIVLDDPMYLFDLESVSWQEVATDRLLHVDRGPRYARCMYGAQRIGFRHLESIGMEYAVVRTFRSAEQMASSGLSYFINESLALRKGLKVRSDTDPSRLVHQINAVYRRETPRVRRLVTALRKVGRRV
- the hdrC gene encoding CoB--CoM heterodisulfide reductase subunit C produces the protein MSSPKEPSADFAEAVKKQHGGETLMMCFQCGTCTGSCPSGRMTSYRTRKLIRKAQLGLKDDVLKSPDLWMCTTCYTCMERCPRGVEIVDIITVLRNMAVKEGIMSEEHRKVGEYLLANGATIPLNAKYEDAREKLGLSRRPVNTLGDKKALEDFQKVLKATGFDKLIGGA
- the hdrB gene encoding CoB--CoM heterodisulfide reductase subunit B, with protein sequence MAKKYALFLGCVAPARYPGIESSTRAVCKELGLELVELEGAGCCPAPGVIKSFETDAWLAIAARNLALAQNKGADIITICNGCYGSLFDAAHVLHNDPEKLRAVNKILREVGLEYNGDVKVHHFAEVFYKEIGLDHIKSHVKNPLDLKVAVHYGCHFLKPSNIKALDDPERPKLLDELVEVTGAKSVNYKDKMMCCGAGGGVRSGNPALATKFTEEKLKNMKAVGAQYIIDVCPFCHLQFDRTQKDVKGYDIPVIHLAQLYGLALGVPKEKLGLDLQEIPAKI
- a CDS encoding 30S ribosomal protein S3ae produces the protein MAVKKAKTAARKVKDKWKAKEWYKLYAPRMFNQVELGETPSSDPAALMGRISEVTVHELTGDFSKMHIKIRFSVNDVRGLEAHTTFIGHDLTSDYVRRLTRRKRTKTDHVVDVRTKDGFKVRIKPMSITEQRIQAAQETAIRNIMTSTLTDLAANMTVSELVKAIITGDLSKDLSNAAKVIIPIKRIEVRRSEVLEAGTAAADEPSIQERFGQEAAEQAAAQAAMAPAEEAPAEEEAPAEEEVSEPAESEENLENVD
- a CDS encoding ArsA family ATPase — encoded protein: MRLIIYTGKGGVGKTSVAAATALRAARMGYRTLLMSTDAAHSVSDSLEVPLSGSITRVEKNLDAIEIDMLHELETRWKEVQKYVSDFFMSQGMDGITSKEMAVMPGMELMSALFYIDDFYNRDAYDVIVMDTAPTGETLRLLSFPEVSEWYTDRLYGVVKNMLRFARVTVGKVMSTPLPSDELLKDLEVLGSRMQSVQKILMDSEITSVRLVVNPEKMVINETKRAFTYMCLYGLTVDCLVVNRLIPEGSDGYFKGKMEEQEKYMQIINESFNPLKVLKAYQLPLELVGIKSLETLGNMVFGDVDPVTHFSTDKPMDIYSNDGMDIISLKLPFTMKDTVNLYMSGDNLLVEVGHYRRSIALPTTFARREPSKAEFKDGRLLIMFRSDRDGGKHRTK
- a CDS encoding CBS domain-containing protein — its product is MAMERARDIYVEEIMSKVPVVGSPDLTARDLAVLMRAMKVGSVIIIKDGCPMGIVTERDFVEKLVAEDLQPGEVRAEDIMSAPLVTVKPRESVAEAGRKMARLQLRRLPVVVDGRLMGMLTENDITRLSPSLIEITREWKNINAPAEDIREAESLIGYCENCGNYSYNLKQTGMASGRGPLLCAECREIFVQDPIE